Proteins from one Setaria italica strain Yugu1 chromosome V, Setaria_italica_v2.0, whole genome shotgun sequence genomic window:
- the LOC101772166 gene encoding uncharacterized protein LOC101772166, whose protein sequence is MAASPISLPTTPAGLRHGACHGPALPARRRSPAAPTTRCAAFRRSASGGRGQYGGALVDEGMSVLRRRIREARMAESNYEAPAGWAAWEKRYYPAYVADVSGIVGALQLALMGTRPSVAIAVAALVLGSVPVSAAAALHHLGMVAEAVLQSVHHVS, encoded by the coding sequence ATGGCTGCTTCACCCATCTCGCTTccgacgacgccggcggggctccggcacgGGGCGTGCCACGGCCCAGCGCtgccggcgaggcggagatcaCCGGCCGCGCCGACGACGCGCTGCGCGGCGTTCCGGCGgagcgcgagcggcgggcggggccaGTACGGCGGCGCGCTGGTGGACGAGGGCATGTccgtgctgcggcggcggatccgggaggCGCGGATGGCGGAGTCCAACTACGAGGCGCCCGCGGGGTGGGCGGCCTGGGAGAAGCGGTACTACCCGGCCTACGTCGCCGACGTGTCCGGCATCGTCGGCGCGCTGCAACTGGCCCTCATGGGCACCAGGCCCAgcgtcgccatcgccgtcgccgcgctcgtGCTCGGCAGCGTGCctgtctccgccgccgccgcgctgcaccATCTGGGGATGGTCGCCGAGGCCGTCCTGCAGTCCGTCCACCACGTTTCTTGA
- the LOC101771500 gene encoding ABC transporter G family member 7, whose translation MEVRGLGQLLAALAAALFVRAIAGPGPALLPPAEDTEGDETDAEAGEGGGGVPPVTIRWARITCALKNKRGEVARFLLSNVSGEAKPGRLLALMGPSGSGKTTLLNVLAGQLTASPSLHLSGFLYVNGRPISKTGYKIAFVRQEDLFFSQLTVRETLSLAAELQLTDTWAPERKERYVNDLLFRLGLVNCADSIVGDAKVRGISGGEKKRLSLACELIASPSVIFADEPTTGLDAFQAEKVMETLRQLAEDGHTVICSIHQPRGSVYGKFDDIVLLSEGEIVYMGPAKEEPLTYFASLGYQCPDHMNPAEFLADLISVDYGSAESVQSSQKRIENLIEAFSNKALATEGNGSIAKPEESEFSAKAVQKSSMKQRRGWWRQFRLLFKRAWMQAFRDGPTNKVRARMSAASAVIFGSVFWRMGKSQTSIQDRMGLLQVAAINTAMAALTKTLGVFPKERTIVDRERAKGSYALGPYLSSKLLAEIPIGAAFPLIFGSILYPMAKLHPTFSRFAKFCGIVTVESFAASAMGLTVGAMAPTTEAAMALGPSLMTVFIVFGGYYVNPDNTPVIFRWIPRISLIRWAFQGLCINEFKGLQFEQQHSYDIQTGEQALERFSLGGIRIADTLVAQGRILMFWYWSTYLLLKKNRPKYQPLLPPLEDDQNKQQVE comes from the exons atGGAGGTCAGGGGGCTGGGGCAGCTCCTGGCGGCGCTGGCCGCGGCGCTCTTCGTCCGCGCCATCGCCGGGCCCGGGCCCgccctcctcccgccggcggAGGACACGGAGGGCGACGAGACCGACGCggaggccggcgagggaggcggcggcgtgccgcCCGTGACCATCCGCTGGGCCCGCATCACGTGCGCGCTGAAGAACAAGCGCGGGGAAGTG GCAAGGTTTCTGCTGTCAAATGTGTCAGGGGAGGCAAAACCAGGGAGGCTGCTAGCGCTCATGGGGCCATCCGGGTCTGGCAAAACGACTCTGCTCAATGTGCTAGCAGGGCAGCTCACAGCTTCGCCTTCCTTGCATCTTTCGGGCTTTCTGTATGTCAATGGCCGGCCTATCTCGAAGACTGGTTACAA GATTGCTTTCGTGAGGCAGGAAGACCTGTTCTTCTCGCAGCTTACTGTGCGGGAGACGCTCTCGCTTGCTGCTGAACTCCAGCTTACTGACACGTGGGCTCCTGAGAGGAAGGAGCGCTATGTAAATGATCTTTTGTTTCGTCTGGGATTG GTCAATTGTGCTGATTCTATTGTTGGTGATGCGAAAGTTCGAGGTATAAGTGGGGGTGAGAAGAAGCGCCTCTCACTAGCATGTGAACTGATTGCTAGTCCTTCAGTCATCTTTGCAGATGAGCCAACAACAG GTCTTGATGCTTTCCAAGCAGAAAAGGTCATGGAGACTCTTAGACAGCTTGCTGAGGATGGGCACACTGTTATCTGCTCTATACATCAGCCAAGAGGTTCAGTCTACGGCAAATTTGATGACATTGTGCTACTTTCAGAGGGAGAAATTGTATACATGGGGCCTGCAAAAGAAGAACCTCTAACGTACTTCGCATCATTAGG GTATCAGTGTCCAGATCATATGAACCCTGCTGAATTCTTGGCTGATCTCATTTCCGTTGATTATGGCTCAGCTGAAAGCGTACAGTCATCGCAGAAAAGGATTGAGAACCTCATTGAGGCCTTTTCTAATAAAGCTCTGGCCACTGAAGGTAACGGTTCAATTGCAAAACCAGAGGAATCTGAATTTTCTGCCAAAGCTGTTCAGAAGTCTAGTATGAAGCAAAGGCGTGGTTGGTGGAGACAATTTCGTTTGCTTTTTAAGCGAGCATGGATGCAG GCTTTTCGTGATGGACCAACAAACAAAGTGAGAGCACGAATGTCTGCTGCTTCAGCAGTTATATTTGGATCAGTGTTCTGGCGAATGGGGAAATCTCAAACATCCATACAAGACCGGATGGGACTACTTCAG GTGGCTGCCATAAACACAGCAATGGCTGCACTGACAAAGACTCTGGGAGTTTTCCCGAAAGAACGGACTATAGTTGACAGAGAACGTGCAAAAGGTTCCTATGCGCTTGGACCATATCTTTCATCCAAGTTGTTGGCCGAGATTCCCATTGGAGCAGCATTTCCGTTGATATTTGGATCGATTCTCTATCCAATGGCTAAACTACATCCTACATTTTCTAG ATTCGCCAAATTCTGTGGTATTGTGACTGTAGAGTCATTTGCTGCATCAGCAATGGGTCTCACTGTTGGAGCAATGGCTCCTACAACCGAAGCTGCAATGGCTCTTGGGCCATCCCTTATGACTGTGTTTATTGTATTTGGAGGATACTATGTTAACCCTGACAATACTCCAGTCATATTTCGTTGGATCCCAAGAATATCACTCATTAGATG GGCCTTCCAAGGGCTTTGCATCAATGAGTTCAAGGGTCTGCAATTTGAGCAACAACATTCCTATGATATTCAAACTGGTGAACAG GCCCTGGAGAGGTTTTCATTAGGAGGGATCCGAATTGCAGACACGCTAGTTGCACAGGGCAGGATTCTAATGTTCTGGTACTGGTCAACCTACCTTCTTCTGAAGAAAAACAGACCAAAGTATCAGCCACTCCTGCCCCCACTGGAAGATGATCAAAATAAACAGCAGGTGGAATAA
- the LOC101764625 gene encoding beta-glucuronosyltransferase GlcAT14A yields the protein MGSSGLAATLRAAAAMLRLDAEWDWFVTLNAADYPLLTQDDLIHVFSSVPRHLNFIDHTSDIGWKESQRVQPIIVDAGIYLAGRNQFFQATEKRDTPDGFKFFTGSPWVILNRRFIEYCVFGWENLPRTLLMYFTNVMLPLEGYFHSVACNSDFRNFTVNNDLRYMEWDDPPQMEPHFLNVTHYDELVGSGVPFARKFKENEPLLDKIDDKVLRRWRHRPVPGAWCTGRRRWFSDPCSQWSNVNIVRPGPQAEKFRRYINQILEESKSSNNSCKQ from the exons ATGGGGTCCTCCGGCCTCGCCGCCACGCTCCGCGCGGCAGCCGCGATGCTCCGGCTGGATGCGGAGTGGGACTGGTTCGTCACGCTCAACGCCGCGGACTACCCTCTTCTCACGCAGGACG ACTTAATTCATGTTTTCTCCTCTGTTCCAAGGCACCTCAACTTTATTGATCACACCAGTGACATTGGATGGAAAGA GTCTCAGAGAGTGCAACCGATTATAGTAGATGCCGGAATATACTTGGCAGGGAGGAATCAGTTCTTCCAAGCCACGGAGAAACGGGACACTCCTGATGGTTTCAAATTTTTCACAG GTTCTCCATGGGTCATTTTAAACAGACGCTTTATTGAGTATTGTGTTTTTGGTTGGGAGAATCTCCCTAGAACACTCCTCATGTACTTCACAAATGTGATGCTACCTCTGGAGGGGTATTTCCATTCGGTTGCATGCAACTCGGACTTCCGCAATTTCACAGTGAACAATGACTTGCGGTATATGGAGTGGGACGATCCACCTCAGATGGAACCCCATTTCCTAAATGTTACACATTATGATGAGCTAGTGGGGAGCGGAGTTCCTTTTGCCCGGAAGTTTAAGGAGAATGAACCCTTGTTGGACAAGATTGATGATAAAGTACTCCGGCGATGGCGTCACCGACCTGTTCCTGGTGCCTGGTGCACAGGCAGGAGGAGGTGGTTCAGTGATCCTTGTTCCCAGTGGAGCAACGTCAACATTGTAAGACCTGGCCCTCAAGCTGAGAAGTTCCGCAGATATATAAACCAGATTTTAGAAGAATCAAAGTCAAGTAACAACTCTTGCAAGCAATAG
- the LOC101765045 gene encoding E3 ubiquitin-protein ligase SINA-like 7, whose amino-acid sequence MGSKRPRQVLITGCGRKGPAVFAPRGQAETAAATSQHRAEKITVTLDADLLQCCVCSGPLTTPLFQCTKGHISCSDCCTDVALDDESECLMCREPETATRCRAMERVLAGLSVPCAFRQHGCAEMIPYGGKQAHEASCRYAPCHCPIPGCAGYAGKSLAVHVGVDHPDVHRTRVRPDCLTPLRMRAFEQARVVLLGHGCAEFLLVVGMDVPSGRSLSLVGLMDEQFDEFKYRIEVVGKDGVLALFGQAARVDRLARPYHASAFLFVPNAIWDSYPEDIPVFIHLK is encoded by the exons ATGGGCTCGAAGAGGCCTAGGCAGGTGTTGATAACAGGGTGCGGGAGGAAGGGTCCGGCCGTGTTTGCACCTAGGGGGCAAGCTGAGACTGCAGCTGCGACGAGCCAACACCGAGCGGAGAAGATCACTGTCACCCTCGATGCCGACCTGCTGCAGTGCTGTGTTTGTTCCGGTCCATTGACCACGCCCCTTTTTCAG TGCACCAAAGGCCACATCTCATGTTCAGATTGCTGCACGGACGTGGCGCTGGATGACGAGTCCGAGTGCCTGATGTGCCGCGAGCCGGAGACGGCCACCCGCTGCCGCGCCATGGAgcgcgtcctcgccggcctgtCCGTGCCGTGCGCGTTCCGGCAGCACGGGTGCGCCGAGATGATCCCCTACGGGGGCAAGCAAGCCCACGAGGCGTCCTGCCGCTACGCCCCCTGCCACTGCCCCATCCCCGGCTGCGCTGGCTACGCCGGCAAGTCCCTGGCCGTCCACGTCGGGGTCGACCACCCTGACGTGCACCGCACCCGCGTCAGGCCGGACTGCCTTACGCCGCTGAGGATGCGCGCGTTCGAGCAGGCCCGCGTGGTGCTGCTCGGCCACGGCTGCGCGGAGTTCCTGCTCGTCGTCGGCATGGACGTGCCGTCGGGCCGCTCGCTGTCCTTAGTGGGGCTCATGGACGAGCAGTTTGATGAGTTCAAGTACAGGATCGAGGTGGTCGGCAAGGACGGCGTGCTCGCGCTGTTCGGTCAGGCCGCGCGCGTGGATCGGCTGGCCAGGCCGTACCATGCCAGCGCCTTCCTGTTCGTCCCGAACGCCATCTGGGACTCTTATCCGGAGGACATCCCCGTGTTCATCCACCTGAAGTGA